ATGACTCCGAAACTTGAGCCGAAAATCCTCCGACATAGGGCCGAAATTCTCAATTTGGCCGCCAAGCATGGCATCAAAAACCTCCGGGTCTTCGGCTCCTTTGCTCGCGGCGAGGCGAAGGAAGACAGCGACCTCGATCTTCTGGTTGAATTGGAGCCCGAACGCAGCCTCTTGGACCGAATCGGTTTTCTTCAGGATGTCGAGGATCTTTTGGGAAGAAAAGTGGATGTCGTCAACGAACGGGCCTTGCACTGGTACATTCGCGACCGCGTCTTAAATGAAGCCGTTCCCTTATGAAAAAAGACGACCAACTCTATCTAATACATATTGCCGATTGTATCGCTAAAATCGAAAGCTATACTTCTCAAGGGCGCGAAGCATTCCTCAAAGACCCGATGATTCAGGATGCCGTCATCCGTAATTTTGAAATTATCGGCGAAGCCGTCAAAGGTCTTTCCGAATCGTTTAAACAGCGGCATACCGAAATCGAATGGCGCAAGGTCGCCGGGTTTCGCGATGTCCTGATTCATGATT
The DNA window shown above is from Deltaproteobacteria bacterium PRO3 and carries:
- a CDS encoding DUF86 domain-containing protein, coding for MKKDDQLYLIHIADCIAKIESYTSQGREAFLKDPMIQDAVIRNFEIIGEAVKGLSESFKQRHTEIEWRKVAGFRDVLIHDYMGVDVEEVWKIIEGPLVQLKTKIQSCLS
- a CDS encoding nucleotidyltransferase family protein, which produces MTPKLEPKILRHRAEILNLAAKHGIKNLRVFGSFARGEAKEDSDLDLLVELEPERSLLDRIGFLQDVEDLLGRKVDVVNERALHWYIRDRVLNEAVPL